From the genome of Bos taurus isolate L1 Dominette 01449 registration number 42190680 breed Hereford chromosome 2, ARS-UCD2.0, whole genome shotgun sequence, one region includes:
- the PIGV gene encoding GPI mannosyltransferase 2 isoform X1, which yields MWPLDPSRKEVLGFAVSCRVLTLVLQAVFNAIIPDHRAEAFSPPRLAPSGSADQLVEGLLGGLSHWDAEHFLFIAEHGYLYEHNFAFFPGFPLVLLLGAELLRPLWGLLNLRSCLLISVALLNSLFSALAALALHDLGCLVLRCPRQASYGALLFCLSPANVFLTAGYSEALFALLTFSAMGQLERGHSWTSGLLFAMATGVRSNGLVNIGFLIHSQCQGFFSSLMVHNALRQLLKLMGSVFLSVFTLGLPFALFQYYAYTQFCLPGSAHPIPQPLLQLAVDQGYRTAEGNKPPWCSWGLPLIYSYIQDVYWNVGFLRYFELKQVPNFLLAAPMAILVAWATWTYVTTHPWLFLTLGMQRSKNKKTLEKPEPGFLSPRVFVYLVHAAALLLFGSLCMHVQVLTRFLCSSTPIVYWFSAHLLLDQEPLLKSLEAVPGKPPAGDPPPGQKGPRNSIMGLLYNWKTCSLVTRCVLGYFVTYWLLGLLLHCNWLPWT from the exons ATGTGGCCCCTGGACCCATCCCGGAAGGAGGTCCTGGGGTTTGCAGTCAGCTGCCGTGTCCTGACTCTGGTGCTGCAG GCTGTCTTCAATGCCATCATCCCAGACCATCGTGCAGAAGCCTTCTCTCCTCCTCGCCTCGCCCCCTCTGGCTCTGCAGACCAACTCGTGGAAGGTCTTCTGGGTGGCCTATCTCACTGGGACGCTGAACACTTCCTGTTCATTGCCGAGCACGGCTACCTGTATGAGCACAACTTTGCCTTCTTCCCTGGTTTCCCCCTGGTCCTGTTGCTTGGGGCTGAATTGCTGAGACCCCTGTGGGGGTTACTGAACCTACGGAGTTGCCTGCTCATCTCAGTAGCACTGCTCAATTCCTTGTTTTCCGCGCTGGCTGCACTTGCACTTCATGACCTGGGCTGTTTGGTTTTGCGCTGTCCCCGCCAGGCCTCTTATGGAGCACTGCTCTTCTGCCTCAGCCCCGCCAATGTCTTCCTGACTGCTGGTTACTCAGAAGCTTTATTTGCTCTCCTGACATTCAGCGCCATGGGGCAGCTGGAAAGGGGCCACAGCTGGACTAGTGGACTCCTTTTTGCCATGGCCACTGGTGTACGCTCCAATGGGCTAGTCAACATTGGCTTCCTCATACATTCTCAGTGCCAGGGCTTTTTCTCATCTCTCATGGTGCACAATGCTCTGAGACAGCTCTTGAAGCTGATGGGCTCTGTGTTCCTGTCAGTGTTCACACTCGGCCTTCCCTTTGCCCTCTTTCAGTATTACGCCTATACCCAGTTCTGTCTGCCAGGCTCAGCCCACCCCATTCCTCAGCCCTTGCTGCAATTAGCTGTAGACCAGGGCTACCGAACTGCAGAGGGAAACAAGCCACCTTGGTGCTCCTGGGGACTTCCCCTAATATACAGCTACATCCAGGATGTCTATTGGAATGTTGGCTTTTTGAGATACTTTGAACTCAAGCAGGTGCCCAATTTTCTACTGGCTGCACCGATGGCTATATTGGTTGCCTGGGCAACTTGGACATACGTGACCACCCACCCTTGGCTCTTCCTTACACTTGGGATGCAAAGGAGCAAGAACAAAAAGACCCTGGAGAAGCCTGAACCTGGATTCCTCAGTCCTCGGGTGTTTGTGTACCTGGTCCATGCTGCAGCGCTGCTGCTGTTTGGCAGtctgtgcatgcatgttcag GTTCTCACCAGGTTTTTATGCTCCTCCACTCCTATTGTGTACTGGTTTTCAGCTCACTTGCTTCTGGATCAAGAACCGCTGCTGAAATCCCTAGAGGCTGTGCCTGGGAAGCCTCCTGCAGGGGACCCTCCACCAGGACAAAAGGGCCCCAGAAACTCTATCATGGGACTCTTGTACAACTGGAAAACTTGTTCTCTGGTCACACGATGCGTTCTAGGCTACTTCGTGACTTACTGGCTCTTGGGACTACTCCTCCATTGCAACTGGCTGCCTTGGACATAA
- the PIGV gene encoding GPI mannosyltransferase 2 isoform X2 — protein MWPLDPSRKEVLGFAVSCRVLTLVLQVLTRFLCSSTPIVYWFSAHLLLDQEPLLKSLEAVPGKPPAGDPPPGQKGPRNSIMGLLYNWKTCSLVTRCVLGYFVTYWLLGLLLHCNWLPWT, from the exons ATGTGGCCCCTGGACCCATCCCGGAAGGAGGTCCTGGGGTTTGCAGTCAGCTGCCGTGTCCTGACTCTGGTGCTGCAG GTTCTCACCAGGTTTTTATGCTCCTCCACTCCTATTGTGTACTGGTTTTCAGCTCACTTGCTTCTGGATCAAGAACCGCTGCTGAAATCCCTAGAGGCTGTGCCTGGGAAGCCTCCTGCAGGGGACCCTCCACCAGGACAAAAGGGCCCCAGAAACTCTATCATGGGACTCTTGTACAACTGGAAAACTTGTTCTCTGGTCACACGATGCGTTCTAGGCTACTTCGTGACTTACTGGCTCTTGGGACTACTCCTCCATTGCAACTGGCTGCCTTGGACATAA